A stretch of Dermochelys coriacea isolate rDerCor1 chromosome 6, rDerCor1.pri.v4, whole genome shotgun sequence DNA encodes these proteins:
- the ALKBH3 gene encoding alpha-ketoglutarate-dependent dioxygenase alkB homolog 3 isoform X5 yields the protein MEDKRRRARVQGGWAGPVKSRAASHAAPGASAARNLVSMGTDQTWMRREQLPSKRQFVFKEPAEVERKAPEPRVINEQGLHEISTLPTGVSRVHLIPGFIDSKQADWMFEQLLQEIPWRQRTHLRQDLSYKEPRLTSWYGELPYTYSRLTMQPNPNWHPLLTMLKEHIEKATGHTFNSLLCNLYRNEKDSVDWHSDDEPSLGRNPVIASLSLGATRIFEMRKKPPPFNISLTAKQIPKREKFFS from the exons ATGGAAGATAAAAGACGGAGAGCCAGAGTACAGGGTGGCTGGGCTGGACCTGTTAAGAGCAGAGCAGCCTCACATGCAG CTCCTGGGGCTTCTGCGGCCAGGAACCTTGTGTCAATGGGCACTGATCAGACCTGGATGAGAAGAGAGCAGCTTCCATCCAAAAGACAATTTGTGTTTAAAGAACCAGCAGAG GTGGAACGCAAAGCTCCAGAGCCAAGAGTGATAAA TGAACAGGGCCTGCATGAGATCAGCACATTGCCAACAGGAGTGTCTCG GGTTCATTTGATTCCTGGCTTCATTGACTCAAAACAAGCAGACTGGATGTTTGAACAACTGCTCCAAGAGATCCCCTGGAGGCAGAGAACTCACCTCAGGCAGG ATCTATCTTACAAGGAGCCCAGACTTACTTCCTGGTATGGGGAACTTCCTTACACTTACTCCAGGTTAACAATGCAGCCAAATCCTAAT TGGCATCCTCTGCTGACCATGCTGAAGGAGCACATCGAAAAGGCCACAGGTCACACCTTCAACTCTCTGCTTTGCAATCTGTACCGAAACGAGAAGGACAGTGTCGACTGGCATAGTGATGATGAGCCATCATTGGGGAGAAACCCTGTCATTGCCTCGCTCAGCCTTGGTGCTACCCGAATCTTTGAGATGAGGAAGAAACCCCCACCT